The Dyadobacter sp. 676 DNA window CGAAACGCTGAATTTGCTGCTGCATATAAATCGTACCGCCGGTCATGGCGATGCTCTGGCTGAGCGACAGGTTAAGCGTCGAATTATTATTCGAAACCTGCTGGAACGTAACCGTACCGTCGGGTTGAACCACTTCGATGTATGAACGCGTGAAACCGGGAACGGTGCCAAGCAAACTCAATTGAGGCTTGTAATCGGCCAGAAACGAACGGAATTGCCAGTAATTCGTCTTTTTTTGCGTCACGGCCTGCTTGGAGGCGATGGAATGCTCTTTGGCCTGCTGCACGACATCCTCGAGGGTCAGCTTCCGGACCTGCCCTTGCGCTGCCCGACCCGCCAGCAGAATGATTATCCACGTAAAAAGCTTTCTCATAATCATTGAATGGTAAGCTCTTCGAGGTGTTCATAATCATTCATGTTGGTCAGAATAACCTTCTCGCCGGGTTTCAGGCCATTTTTGATCTCGACATAATCGAAATTGGAGAGCCCGGTCTCGATTTCCCGCCGGCGCGCCGTCCTGTTTTCCAGCACGTACACATATTGTTTCCGTTTGCCTGTAAACGCGGGGCCATTTGCCACCCGGAGCGTCCCGGTGCTTTTGCTCGTCACCACGAACACCTCCACCTTCATGTTCGGGCGCAGCGATTCGTTTCCGGCATTGTCGAGCTGGATCGTGAAACCGATTACACCGTCCTTCACAGCCGGTTTTACCTGTGTGATCACGCCGCGCAGCTGCGTTTCGTTGATCTTTACAATAGCCCCGAGCCCCGTCTTCACCTGCTCCGCATACACATCCGAGCAACTACCTTCCACCCTGAAACTACCCAGATCGGCGACTTTTGCCAGCATCTCGCCCTCGCTTACCGACGAGCCGATATTCTCGTTCACCCAGGTAAGCACCCCGGGGCGGTCGGCGACGATATCGGCCATCCTGAGCTTATGCTGCAACTCCTGCAAATTCTTACTTTCGATCTGCGCTCCCAGCTCTGTTTCCCGCAGGCTGGCGCTCATCGATTCGCGGTTATATTTCAGGTCGTTTTCGAGCTGTTTCTTTTCAAGTTCCGCGATTTTCAGCGCGTTTTCCGCACGGGTAATGTCCTCGACCGTACCGCCGCCCACCTTTTGAAGTCGTTTGGCGTCTTCGAAATCCGCTTTCAGTTTATTGATATTCAACGATTTGATCCTGTCATTAATCTCTGCATCGTACAAATTCTTGTTAAGCTTCATCCGTAGCTGGTCGATCCCGTTCTTTTTAAGTTCCAGCTGGTCTTGATAGCGCTCAAACTCGATCTCCGTCAACGACTTGTCCAATTCAACAATGGGTTGGCCCGGCCTGACGCGTGTCCCGGGCGTCAGCAGGATACGCTTGATGCTCGCCCGTATGGGACTTGTAAAGATCTGTTCGTAGGCGGGGATAACTTCGCCCGAAGCTGTAAGCGTGTTCTCCACGTCTCCCGTTTCAACGGTCCCGGTCCTGACACGGTCTTTTTCCAGGCTGCTGGAAAGCGATTTTTTGAAAAAATAAAAAAGGACAGCCAGCGCCACCATCGCCACACCGATGATCGTCCATCGGCGGGTTCTGGTTTGCCTGACATATTCCGGTGCAATTTCCCGATCCATG harbors:
- a CDS encoding efflux RND transporter periplasmic adaptor subunit, whose product is MDREIAPEYVRQTRTRRWTIIGVAMVALAVLFYFFKKSLSSSLEKDRVRTGTVETGDVENTLTASGEVIPAYEQIFTSPIRASIKRILLTPGTRVRPGQPIVELDKSLTEIEFERYQDQLELKKNGIDQLRMKLNKNLYDAEINDRIKSLNINKLKADFEDAKRLQKVGGGTVEDITRAENALKIAELEKKQLENDLKYNRESMSASLRETELGAQIESKNLQELQHKLRMADIVADRPGVLTWVNENIGSSVSEGEMLAKVADLGSFRVEGSCSDVYAEQVKTGLGAIVKINETQLRGVITQVKPAVKDGVIGFTIQLDNAGNESLRPNMKVEVFVVTSKSTGTLRVANGPAFTGKRKQYVYVLENRTARRREIETGLSNFDYVEIKNGLKPGEKVILTNMNDYEHLEELTIQ